TATATGGAAAATAAAAAGTTGGCACGGAGTTTGTATTAATACAGTCATCAAATACGCAATTACAGAATTAACTGGTGAGGTAATAAGATGGCTATTCAGGTGAAAAACAACATTCATTGGGTTGGACAACGTGACTGGGAAGTTCGTGATTTTCACGGTACCGAATACAAAACTCTGCGCGGCAGCAGCTACAACAGCTATCTCATCCGCGAAGAAAAAAATGTACTGATCGATACCGTCGATCATAAATTCAGCCGTGAGTTCGTCCAAAACCTGCGCGCCGAAATCGATCTGGCGGATATCGACTACATCATCATTAACCATGCTGAAGAAGACCACGCCGGTGCGCTGACCGAATTGATGTCTTGCATCCCCGATACTCCGATTTACTGCACCACTAACGCTATTGATTCCATTAACGGTCATCACCATCATCCGGAATGGAACTTTAACGTGGTGAAAACCGGCGATAGCCTGGATATCGGCAACGGCAAAAAACTGATTTTTGTTGAAACCCCAATGCTGCACTGGCCGGATAGCATGATGACTTACATGACAGGCGATGCCGTTCTGTTCAGTAACGATGCTTTTGGCCAGCACTACTGTGACGAGCATCTGTTTAATGATGAAGTTGATCAGGCTGAACTCTATGAACAGTGCCAGCGTTACTACGCCAATATTTTGACCCCATTCAGCCGTCTGGTCACGCCAAAAATTACCGAGATCCTAGGCTTCAATCTGCCGGTGGATATGATTGCGACCTCACACGGTGTGGTATGGCGCGACAACCCAACCCAGATTGTTGAACAGTATCTGAAATGGGCGGCCGATTATCAGGAAGACCGCATCACTATCTTCTATGACACCATGTCCAACAACACCCGCATGATGGCCGACGCCATTGCTCAGGGGATCAATGAAGTTGACCCTCGGGTTGCGGTGAAAATTTTTAACGTATCGCGCAGCGATAAAAATGACGTTCTGACTAACGTATTCCGCTCTAAAGGCGTGCTGGCCGGGACATCCACCATGAACAACGTGATGATGCCGAAAATCGCCGGTCTGGTTGAAGAGATGACCGGTTTGCGTTTCCGTAACAAACGCGCCAGCGCCTTTGGGTCCCACGGCTGGAGCGGCGGTGCGGTAGATCGCCTGTCTACCCGACTCCAAGACGCCGGTTTTGAAATGTCTCTGAGCCTCAAAGCCAAATGGCGCCCGGATATGGATGCACTGGAACTTTGCCGCCAGCACGGTCGCGAAATCGCCCGCCAGTGGGCACTGGGACCTTTACCTGAAATTTGCCCACAGGTTGCCCCAGAAGCCGCGCCAGTTGCCACTCCACAAGCCGCTGCTGACCTCGGTCCGCGTATGCAGTGCAGCGTTTGCCAGTGGATTTACGATCCAAAAACCGGTGAGCCAATGCAGAACGTAGAGCCAGGCACTCCATGGAGTGAAGTTCCGGACAACTTCCTGTGCCCTGAATGTTCACTGGGGAAAGATGTGTTTGAAGAGCTGGCTACGGAGGCAAAATGAGCCACGGAATCGTCATCATCGGGTCGGGCTTTGCGGCCCGGCAACTGGTCAAAAATATTCGTCGCCAGGATGCGGAAGTCCCGCTAACTCTGATTGCTGCCGATAGCATCGACGAATATAACAAGCCCGATCTGAGCCATGTCATCAGCCAGCAGCAAAGCCCTGATGCCATGACCCGCCAGACGGCGGCTGAGTTTGCGGAACAGTTTCGACTGGCGCTCTTTCCGGGAGAATGGGTTACATCAATCGATCCGGTAAATAAAACCGTTAGCAGCCGCGACCGCCAGTGGTCATACGACAAACTGGTACTGGCGACAGGCGCCTCCCCGATACTGCCACCGGTGCCGGGTAAGGAGCTGATGCTCACTCTCAACAGTCAGGACGAATATCGGGCTGCGGAGCGAAGTCTGAATCAGGCCCGTCGGGTACTGATTCTTGGTGGCGGGTTAATCGGCTGTGAACTGGCGATGGATTTCCGCCGGGCCGGGAAAGAGGTCAGCGTGGTGGATAACAACGCCAGCCTGCTGGCAACCCTGATGCCGCCGGAACTGAGCAGCCGTTTGCAGCGCCACCTGACCGCAATGGGCGTGGATCTGCTTGCGGGACAATCTCTGACCGCCTTGCGCGAAGGCGATAACGGTATTATCGCCACGCTGGGCAGCGGCCGGGAAGTGAGCTGCGATGCGGCGGTCGCGGCTATTGGCCTGCGTCCGGCTATAGGCCTTGCGCAACAGGCCGGGCTGGCAACCGGTCGCGGTATCCAGGTGAACAATCATCTGCAAACCAGTAACCCGGATATTTATGC
This genomic interval from Salmonella enterica subsp. enterica serovar Choleraesuis contains the following:
- the norW gene encoding nitric oxide reductase FlRd-NAD(+) reductase; this translates as MSHGIVIIGSGFAARQLVKNIRRQDAEVPLTLIAADSIDEYNKPDLSHVISQQQSPDAMTRQTAAEFAEQFRLALFPGEWVTSIDPVNKTVSSRDRQWSYDKLVLATGASPILPPVPGKELMLTLNSQDEYRAAERSLNQARRVLILGGGLIGCELAMDFRRAGKEVSVVDNNASLLATLMPPELSSRLQRHLTAMGVDLLAGQSLTALREGDNGIIATLGSGREVSCDAAVAAIGLRPAIGLAQQAGLATGRGIQVNNHLQTSNPDIYALGDCAEVEGRLLPFLQPHQLGALALAKNLCGGDQALVLPPMLVRIKTPELPIQLAGETMRDDLDWQITCQKSGLVARGYDQQQILRAFMVTEEKLPQAFALLKALGTAA
- the norV gene encoding anaerobic nitric oxide reductase flavorubredoxin gives rise to the protein MAIQVKNNIHWVGQRDWEVRDFHGTEYKTLRGSSYNSYLIREEKNVLIDTVDHKFSREFVQNLRAEIDLADIDYIIINHAEEDHAGALTELMSCIPDTPIYCTTNAIDSINGHHHHPEWNFNVVKTGDSLDIGNGKKLIFVETPMLHWPDSMMTYMTGDAVLFSNDAFGQHYCDEHLFNDEVDQAELYEQCQRYYANILTPFSRLVTPKITEILGFNLPVDMIATSHGVVWRDNPTQIVEQYLKWAADYQEDRITIFYDTMSNNTRMMADAIAQGINEVDPRVAVKIFNVSRSDKNDVLTNVFRSKGVLAGTSTMNNVMMPKIAGLVEEMTGLRFRNKRASAFGSHGWSGGAVDRLSTRLQDAGFEMSLSLKAKWRPDMDALELCRQHGREIARQWALGPLPEICPQVAPEAAPVATPQAAADLGPRMQCSVCQWIYDPKTGEPMQNVEPGTPWSEVPDNFLCPECSLGKDVFEELATEAK